The DNA sequence CGCGGATGTGAAGTTGCCAGCTTGGCAATGCTGCTGCAATATAATAATATTGATGCCGATAAAATGACATTGGCTGATCAAGTACGCAAAAACCCGCGCAACCATGAAATTACAAATGGGAAGATTCATTTCGGCAATCCGAATAACGGCTTTGTCGGCGACATGACTTCCTTTGAAAATCCTGGGCTTGGTGTATATCATGGACCAATTGCAGAGTTGGCAGAAACATACGTTGACCCTCAGCGTGTCCGTGATTTTACAGGAAGTGAATTCACTGAGATTATCCAGCAATTAAACGAAAAACGACCGGTTTGGGTAATTATAAACGCAACGTATAAGAAGTTGCCAAAAAAAGCCTTTGTCACTTGGCATACGGAAGATGGCCCCGTCAAGATTACAAGACGTGAACATTCCGTTCTCATTACCGGCTATGATGAAAAATACATTTATTTTAATGATCCTCTAGCAAGAGAGACAAAAGCACCTATGCAATCATTTAAGGAAGCATGGGAGCAAATGGGAAAACAGGCGATCACAATCCGTTAAGGATTGGTGATCGCCTGTTTTTTATTATGCAAAGACCGGCTTTTTGGAATTCTCGGACTTAGCAAGTTCATTAAAATCATATTTCTTTTCGATGAAAATTTGATGCCATAGCATGAACATAAGTACTGTCCAAATTTTACGGCTGTAGTCCCCTTTGTCCTGGCAATGTGCTTCAAGAAGATTCGCTACATAAGATTTATCCAGCAAATAATCTGTTTCACTTTCCTGAATGAGCTGTTTCGCCCAGCCATTAAGCTCTTTCTTCAACCAATGACGTGTCGGTACCGGGAAACCAAGCTTCTTACGGTCTAGCACATGGTCAGGAATAATGCCGCGTGCAGCTTCACGCAAGATTTGCTTTGTAGTTCCATTGGCAATCTTCAAATCAACTGGAATTTCATTCGCTGTCTTGAACACTTCGATATCAAGGAAAGGTACACGCAATTCCAATGAATTTGCCATTGTCATCTTGTCAGCCTTTAGCAAAATATCACCGCGCATCCAAGTATGGATATCGACATATTGCATCTGGTTCACAAGCGGATAGTCAGTGACTTCATCATATAACTTGCCAGTGACCTGCTGATAGTCAATGTTCGGATTAAATGTTTTAAGGAATTGTTCCTTCTCAACATTCTCAAACATCTTCGCATTACCAATATAGCGTTCTCTAAGTGGTGTTGTCCCACGCTCAAGGAAGCTCTTGCCACGCATTCCTTCTGGCATCGCTGCAGCAAGACGAGCAAGCATTTTACGACCAGCGTTTGGAACAGAGTTAATCCATTTCAATGAACCTGGTTCACGGTATATGTTATAACCGCCAAACAGTTCATCCGACCCTTCACCAGAAAGGGCTACTGTCACATGCTTTCGAGCTTCTCTTGCTACAAAGTATAGAGGCACACATGCTGGATCTGCAAGCGGATCATCCATATGCCACATGATTTTCGGAAGCTTTTCAACATATTCTTCCGGTGTAATGATGTAAGAAATATTTTCAACTTCGAGCTTGTCCGCTGTTTCTTTGGCAACATCAACTTCTGAGAAACCTTCACGTTCAAAACCAACCGAGAATGTTTTGATGTTCGGATTAAATTTCTTAGCCATTGCTACGATGATTGTAGAGTCAATACCACCGGATAGGAAAGAACCGACAGGCACATCTGAACGCATATGAACATTAACTGAATCATACAATGTATCCTGAATACGCTTGATCCATCTGTCTTTATCAGTTAGAACTGGATGGAAAGTCGCATGGAAATAACGTTCAAAATGGAGTGCTTCACCAGGCTTCTTCACAAAATAATGACCAGGTTCAACTTTCTTAATTCCCTCTGTCATTGTTAGCGGTTCAGGTACGAACTGGAAGCTCAAATATTGCTGAAGCGCTTCTGTATCTACCTTTTCATTTTCAAGCATCATCGTAATACTTTTCTTTTCAGAACCGAACACAATTCCCTCTTCAGTTTCACGGTAGAAAAGCGGTTTAATGCCAAACGGATCACGTACGCCATACATCGTCTTCTCTTCTTTATCCCAGATCAATACTGAGAACATGCCGCGTAGACGCTTGAAAGCCTGCTCACGGTATTTCGTGAACATTGCTGCAATGACTTCAGTATCCGACTCCGTTGCGAATTCATAACCATCCGCTAGCAACTCTTCACGAAGCTCAACGTAGTTGTATACTTCCCCATTGAAAACAAGACGAATTCTATCATTGTCATAGCTGAGCGGTTGACTTCCGCATTCAATGTCAATAATACTTAAACGTCTAAAACCAAAAGAAACATATTCATCATGGAAATAACCTTCATCATCCGGGCCACGGTGGGCTATGATGTTATTTTGCGCTTTAAAAGACAGCTTTGCCGCATCATCCGGCTGCTTCGCCTCATTGCGAATCATGCCAATAAATCCACACATATATATAATCCTCTCTCTCATCCTGAATCATACTTTAAGAGTATAGCAAAAAACAGACGAAGAGAACAGCGAGCGCTTATCTCTTCATTTATAATATTCGCAGGATATCACCTGATTGCAGGGGGACATCAAAAGAAAAATCCCGCCTTATTGGCAGGATTCCTTCTGTTGCACAAGCGCACACAATTCTTCAGTCTTATCTGTTCTTTCCCATGTGAAAGTCGTATCAGTACGGCCAAAGTGACCATATGCAGCTGTCTGCTTGAAGATCGGTTTCTGCAAGTCAAGCATGCGGATAATACCTGCTGGACGTAGATCAAACAATTTGCGAATTGCGCGGACGAGCCTTTCTTCTTCGACTTTTCCAGTTCCGAAAGTATTCACTGAGATGGAAACCGGTTCAGCGACACCAATTGCGTAGGCAAGCTGTACTTCACATGAATCCGCAAGCTTGGCAGCAACAATATTCTTTGCGACGTAACGTGCCGCGTAAGCAGCTGAGCGGTCAACTTTTGTCGCATCTTTTCCACTGAAGGCACCGCCGCCATGACGCGCATAGCCTCCATATGTGTCAACGATAATTTTACGACCTGTAAGACCAGCATCTCCCTGTGGTCCGCCAATTACGAAGCGGCCAGTCGGATTGATGAAATACTTTGTCTCATCATCAAGCAATTCTGCCGGTACGACTTCTTTAACGACATGTTCCTTCATGTCCTTTTCAATCTGGGCCAGTTCAATGTCCTGGTGATGCTGAGTTGAAATGACAATCGTATCGACACGTACCGGTTTATCGTTTTCATCATATTCTACTGTAACCTGCGTCTTCCCATCCGGGCGCAAGTAAGATACAATTCCTTCCTTGCGTACATTAGCAAGACGTTTGGCAAGACGGTGAGCAAGTGAAATTGGCAAAGGCATCAACTCATCAGTTTCGTTGCATGCATAGCCAAACATAAGACCCTGGTCCCCTGCTCCAATTGCAGAAATCTCCGCGTCAGACATTTCTCCCTTACGCGCTTCCAATGCCGTATTGACACCTTCCGCAATATCAGGAGATTGTTCATCAATTGCCGTCAGAACAGCGCATGTATCAGCATCAAAGCCATACTTAGCCCTTGTATAGCCAATTTCCTTCACTGTGCGGCGAACGATTGCCGGGATATCGACATATGTTTCAGTTGTAATCTCACCGGAAACAAGAACCATTCCAGTAGTTACAACCGTCTCACATGCAACACGACCGTTCGGGTCTTTCTTAAGAATTTCATCTAAAATTGCATCCGAAATCTGATCACAGATTTTATCCGGATGTCCTTCTGTAACAGATTCGGATGTAAACAAGCGACGATTGTGTACCATTTAATCCATTCCTTCCATGAATAAAATATTTTACGGAATCCATGGCCATCCTTATATATACAGTATGAGAAAACATCCTTCATTAAATGCAGGTGCTTTTATATGTATAAAAAAAGCCATTTCTCCAACAATGAGAGAAAGGGCGTCCTTTCGCTCTTATTGTTCAAGGAGATTGTCCTTGCTTTCAGTTGGCACCTTTCACATATTGTGAGGTTGCTGGGCTTCTTCGGGTCTGTCCCTCCACCTGCTCTGAATAAGAGTTCCGTATTTAATATCCTAGCTTAACAATAAGGATTTGTCAAACCATGCACAGTTAATTCAGTAGATTCCAAATATTCTTACGCGAATTCGCTACAACTGTTGCAAAATTTTGCCGACTTGCCAAAAAAATTGTCTTCTGTTTCATAACAGTTTAGGGATTAGTATGGACTATTATTTGAAATGTGTTATACTATTATGCAGATAATGTATAAGATGCCCGATTCACAAGAGAACCGGCATTCCCAAATCCCCCACAAAGGCAGGTTTGTATAGATGAACAAGGTTGAATCATCCGCATTGCTTAATGAATTGAAAGGCCATGAAGGCTTAAACAGTAATTTATCAGTACCACGTCTCGTTGAAAAAATTCTCGAACGCGGTGAAGCTGAACTGAGTGAAACAGGTGCAGTATGTGCCAAAACGGGAAAATATACTGGGCGTTCTCCTAAAGATAAGTTCATCGTTAAAGACGATATTACAGAAAATACTGTTGACTGGGGCGACGTGAATCAGCCGATCGATAGCGCCTCTTTTGACAAACTATATAATAAAGTAATAGATTACCTTAAGCAAAAAAATGAAATTTTCCTTTTCAAAGGTTTTGCTGGGGCTGATAAGAACTACCGCCTTCCTATTCAGGTGTTCAATGAATATGCGTGGCATAACCTTTTCGCAAGCCAGCTCTTCATCCGTCCGACTGCTGAAGAACTTGCTTCCCATGAAGCTGGCTTCACAATCGTTTCTGCTCCGACTTTCAAAGCGAACCCTGAAGAAGACGGAACCAAATCCGAAACGTTCATTATCGTAAACTTCACAAAGCGCATTGTTCTCATCGGGGGAACTGAATATGCCGGTGAAATGAAGAAATCCATCTTCTCAGTTATGAACTACATGCTTCCACAACAAGATGTTCTATCCATGCACTGCTCTGCAAACGTTGGCCAGGAAGGCGACGTTGCCCTATTCTTCGGTCTTTCCGGAACAGGGAAAACGACTTTGTCAGCGGATCCGTACCGTCGTTTGATCGGTGATGATGAACACGGTTGGGGGCCAAATGGTGTCTTCAACATCGAAGGCGGCTGCTATGCTAAGACAATTAATTTGTCAGAAGAAAAAGAACCGCAAATTTTCAATGCAATCCGCTTCGGTTCGGTACTTGAAAATGTAATTCTTGATTCAGAAACACGCCTTCCGGATTATGATGATACTTCTTTGACAGAAAACACTCGTGCTGCCTATGATATCGATAATATTGATAATATCGTGTTGCCAAGTGTTGCCGGTCATCCGAACGCAATTATCTTCCTTACTGCTGATGCTTCAGGTACTTTGCCTCCAATCAGCAGACTTACTAAAGAGCAGGCTATGTACCATTTCCTTAGCGGATACACTTCTAAGCTTGCTGGTACAGAGCGTGGTGTAACAGAACCGCAGGCAACTTTCTCTGCTTGCTTCGGCGCGCCATTCTTGCCGCTTGCACCTGCAAAATACGCTGAAATGCTCGGTAAGAAGATTGATGAGCACAATGCACGCGTATACCTTGTGAACACTGGATGGACTGGTGGATCATACGGCGAAGGATCACGTATGAAACTTTCTTACACACGTGCAATGATCCACGCTGCCTTGGAAGGCGAATTGAACAATGTCGAAACAGCAACAGATGAGATTTTTGGTTTGAACATTCCTCTTCAAGTACCTGGTGTACCTGATGAAGTGCTCGTTCCGAAAAACACATGGGCTGATAAAGATGCCTATGATTCTGCTGCCAAGGCACTTGCAAACAAATTCCATGAAAACTTCAAGAAATTTGAAGCAAGTGATGAAATCAAACAAGCAGGTCCTGCTTATAAAGGCTAATTCCCTAATATAATTGCAAGCCCCATACCCTCTCAACTCTGAGAAGGTATGGGGCTTTTTTATGCCCGATCCGCTTACTAGGCATTCACACACGAAACTGCCTGTGCATAAAATGCTCCTGTACAATCCAAGGAGAAAGGATGGTTAGCATGAAGAAACTGCGAATAACCGGGATTCTCTTACTATTCCTCACCTTCACAATGCTCGCCGCATGCGGGCCCGGAAGTGATGATAAAAAAGATTCCGATGGCCAAAAAGTCGAGAAGATTAAACTTGGCGAAGTAACACGCTCTGTCTTTTATGCGCCGGAGTATGTCGCACTGGAAAAAGGTTTCTTCAAAGATGCGGGACTTGATGTCGATCTGCAGACGACTTGGGGTGGCGATAAGACAATGACAGCTTTGCTATCCGCAAGTGTTGATATCGCCCTTGTCGGATCTGAGACATCTATCTATGTGCATGAGCAAAAACCAAAAGATAAAGTTATCAACTTTGCACAGCTTACACGAACCGACGGAACGTTCCTCGTATCGAAAGAAGCAGACCCTGATTTCACATGGGATAAGCTGAAAGGCAGCTCGTTCCTCGGTCAGCGCAAAGGCGGCATGCCACAAATGGTCGGTGAGTTCGTCCTCAAGAAGAACGACATTGACCCGAAAACAGATCTTAATTTGAAACAGAATATTGATTTTGCAAACATCCCAGGTGCTTTTGTGTCCGGTGATGATCAATATGTCCAGTTGTTTGAACCAACAGCGAGTATTTTTGAAAAAGAGGGAAAAGGTCATATCCTTGCTTCATTTGGAGAAGCCTCTGGTGAAGTACCCTACACTGTCTTCATGGCAAAAGAAAGCATGCTGAAAAAAGATGCGGCAACGATTCAAAAGTTCACTGACGCTATTTATAAAGCTCAGCAATGGGTAGATGCGAATGATGCAAAAACAATCGCTAAGGTCATCGCTCCATATTTTGAAGATACTGATGTCGATATGCTTGCCGCCTCTATCAATCGTTATAAGGAACAAGGTTCATACGCATTGGATCCTCTCCTTAAGAAAGATGCATGGAACAATTTGAAAGACATCATGGATGCAGCTGGTGAGTTGCCTGGCAAAGCACCATACGAAGAATTGGTGAATACAGATTTTGCAAAGAAAGCGATGAAAAAGTAAAGGAGGAGATGACGTATGACATTCCTCTCCATTGATAATATATCTCATCTCTTCTTCAATAAGGACAGTACAACTGAAGCACTTGATTCAATCAGCTTCACGATGAATGAGGGGGAATTCATCTCCCTCTTAGGCCCGAGCGGTTGCGGTAAATCTACCTTGCTCAATATTATTGCCGGACTGATTAATCAGACTGAGGGCGAAGTGCTGCTGCAAGGAAAACGACTCAGAGACCAGGAACATAAAATCGGCTATATGCTTCAGCAAGATTATTTGTTTCCATGGAAAACCATTCTCGACAATGTGATGCTCGGACCACAGATTGCCAAAGTGAGAAATGAAGAAATAGAGCTGGAAGCAATGAATCTCCTTGAAGAAGTCGGACTGACCGGGGTTGAGGATAAGTATCCTAACTCACTCTCTGGAGGCATGAGACAGAGAGCAGCACTTGTCCGGACGCTTATTAATGAACCTGAGATTCTCCTGCTTGATGAACCATTCTCTGCGCTCGATTACTTTACGAAGCTGAAACTTGAAGATCTTGTCTCCAAAATATTAAAAACCTATCAAAAAACTGCAATCCTCGTAACACATGATATTGGAGAAGCAATCTCAATGAGCGATCGGATCATCGTCTTGGACCGGCAACCCGGGAAAATTCACCAAATCTTTGAAGTACCGATCGAACTGAGAAACGAGCGGCCATTCCTCTGCCGGCGTCATTCAAAATATCAGACAATCTTCGAAAAAGTATGGGGAGCGATGAATGTAATTGAAGCAGGTACAGCCACCATAGAAAGCGGGGGCCGCCATGAAACAGAATAAAGAAACGCTTTGGAAGCAACACCTGAACCGTCTTAAACTCGAGAAAAGGGTCGTTCTTTTTTGGCAGTTGCTCATATTCGTGACTTTCTTCATTTTTTGGGAAGTTGCTAGTAGAATGTATTGGATTGATCCTCTTCTATTCAGCTCACCATCGAGCATATATGAAATGCTTAGCAGAAGACTTGCTGGTGGCTCCATGCTTGTGCACATTAGAGTGACATTATTTGAAACAATTCTGGGCTTTGTAATTGGAACAATTGCCGGTATTCTTATTGCAAGTGCACTTTGGGCCTCAAAAAGATTATCTAATGTTCTGGATCCGTACCTTGTCATCCTTAATGCGATGCCAAAAGTCGCTTTGGGACCGATCATTATCGTAGCATTTGGCCCTGGTTATTTCTCCATCATCGCAATGGGCGCAATGGTTTCAGTAATCATTACTGCCCTTGTCGTTTATACAGGATTCAGGGAAGCAGATCCAAATTATGAACGTGTACTGCGAAGCTTCGGTGCGACACGCTTCCAAGTTTTTAAAGAAGCTGTATTCCCGTCAACACTACCGGCAATCATATCCACCTTCAAAGTCAATGTTGGTCTCGCCTGGGTTGGAGTAATTGTTGGAGAATTTCTCGTATCAAAGCAAGGGCTTGGCTATTTGATCATTTATGGATTCCAGGTTTTCGACTTCACTCTCGTTATGTCCAGTCTTATCCTAATAGCCATTTTTGCCGCTTTGATGTTCAAGCTTGTGGAAAAAATTGAAAAATGGCTCATCAGGCACACATCATGAGAAAAAGCCGATACACTGCTCAATTTCTGCAGCGTTCGGCTTTTTTTACTGATGGATTTCATTTTCTATTTTGTTCAGGCAATGGGTAAGTACTTTATCTTTCATAATGAAACTATATTCAGCATTATGCCGAATATTTTTTGGCAGCTCCTCCATGATCACCGGTCCGTCCGTCTCATAATATGTTTCCTGCGGCAGCAATTTTGCAATTTCTGCATAATAGACATTCTTAATGATCATAGCGCTTTTTCCATCTACTTTGTACTGACCAATATATTGGATCTTATCAATTTCTCCGCCCGTTTCTTCCATCACTTCTCTGATGGCTGCGGCTTTTGCATTTTCACCTTCTTCAACCTTGCCCCCGGGAAATTCAAGTCCGCGTTCCTTGTGAGCAGTCAGAAGCCATTTGCCTCTATGTCGGCAAATGACCCATACATGCTTCGGATCCCTTGAGAATGGTTCATCGGCAAATGACAAAGTCACCGCGTTTTGATAATAATCTTTGAACTTGTGCATTTTTCAAATCAGCTGCCTTTTCCTCAATCCACCGCCTGTTCATATTGAATACGGGCGATTTTCCATGTGCCTTCACTATGGTGAAAATGAATGCGCATTGTAAGATTTCCGTACAGGGCCGAGTTCAGCTTTTGCTTCACTTCTGCCCGGTCCTCTGTTAATTGTACCATATCATAATCAAGCTGTTCATCAAAATCAGGAGGCCCTTCAACTGGTTTCAGAAAGAGCTTGCTGCCTGCTTGACGGTATAGTTCATTTATGAAAGGCTTCACAGCGGACGGTTCGGCAAAGGTAGCGAATTTCTCCAACAAATGAGATTTGTCTTTTATGTTCAAAACTCTACCTTCTTGATCAGTTGGCTGGTTCAGTTCTTTAGAAAATCGTTCCATTAATTCGGAGACACGCGCCTTATCAAGTTTATCGTTTTGCTGTACTTGGCTGACCGTCGCATTGTCATAGGCTGATTGACCAAAGCTGACATAAGGTGCGCTGAATGTAAGCCCGACAATGACAAAGGCGGCTGCAATACTCTTCTTTCCCATTTATGAATTCCTCCTTGCTGCAAATTTATCTATTATATGTATTCTCTATTTGACAGCAAGGTAAACCGGGAAAAATAAAAAGGAATAAGACGAGCTTATTCCTTTTCTTCTTCATAAATCGGAAAATTCATCTCCGCAATATGCTTCTTCGTTGTTTCATCTCCGAGCTCATACAGAAGACGATAAGCTTCAACCAAACTTGCATCATACTCATCATTTGCTTTGTCATTACTGTAACTTACAATCGGTACATGTGCTCTGAAGAAAGAGCGGACTCCAGCTCCATGCATCTGATCAAACTGCTCACGAAGAGCATATACCTCGTCTTCCGTTGCATGAATAACGAAAGAACTATTGTTCCCGACCTTATTCCGTGAGATCTCACCTGTAGCAATATTGACATAGAATTCATGTTTCTCCATTTTGCCACCTCCATGGTCTTACTTTGCGATGAAGGAAGGCATTTCATGCATAATGGCGTATTTTAACGATTGTCAATTTTCTCTGGATATAAATCATGCTGCATTAGCCTGTTTTCGGCCATTTTTTCAAATTTAGTCCCGGGTTTTCCATAATTGCAATAAGGGTCAATTGAGATGCCGCCACGAGGTGTGAACTTCCCCCATACTTCAATATACCTTGGGTCCATTAATTCAATCAGATCGTCCATAATTGTGTTCACACTATCTTCATGAAAACCTCCATGATTTCGATAACTGAACAGATAAAGCTTGAGTGACTTGGATTCAACCATCTTCCTGTCAGGTATGTAACTTATATAAATTGTCGCAAAATCCGGCTGATTTGTCATTGGACAAAGTGTTGTGAATTCTGGGCAGTTGAATTTCACAAAATAATCACGATCCGGTTTTCGGTTCTCAAACGCTTCCAGAACACTCGGGTCATAATCGAATGAATAAGGGACATTTTGATTACCTAGCAATGTAAGATCTTTTAATTGTTCTTCTTTTGACGTCATATAGATTCCTCCCTGAATCGAAAAAAGGCCGCATCCCTTACCAAGGAATGCGGCCTGAACTGATCGGTTTCCTTAGTTTTTTATAGAGGGTTAATGCTAAGAACCTCTGTATATGCTTATACTTCTTCATCGAGTATAGCATACCGGACAAACCTTTACTACTCATTGTCCAACATATCACGTTTCCTGCGATTTCTAGGGTCTGGAAGCTCGCCTGCAATGTCTGGTGCATTGCGGTCCTTCATTCCTGTTTTTTCAATCGTGTTGTCAAAACGGGATAGATACTTGTGTGCGAAGTCTTTTCCTCCAAGACCAAAAGCAAGACCAAACGCCAAGGCAAGACCACCAAGAATTAAGGTGAATGCTGTTGTAACAATGCTTGAAGCAATACCTAGCTGAGTGAGTGCCATAAAGACTGCAATTGTTAAGATTGCATATTTTGCAAAACCGGCAAGAATTCCTTTTGCATGGCCGGTTAGCATATTGATCAGCACTTTATGAACTATATTAGCAAGAATCAATGCCGCTCCGATAATTAGAACTGCAGCAAGAACATTTGGCAAATATGCTGTAATCGCAGCTGCGATTGTCACAAGGAAGCCAAGCTTCACAAGATTCAGTGCCTGAACGATAAGGAAAAAGACGATCAGAATTTGGACGATGTATCCGACAACTGCAGATGGAGACATTGTCCCTTTTGCATTACCAATCTCCAGTTTACCAAGCAGCTTGTCAAAGCCGAGTCGCTGTAAATACTGTGTCGTCCACTTTCCAATATGGCGTCCCAACCAGATTCCAATCATGACTAAAACGAGGGCAATCAGGATATTTGGAATCATATTCATAATTTCCGCAAGCATATGCATAGCTGGTTCTGTAATTCCTGCAAGCTCTAAACGGTCCAGCGCTGCAATTGTGACCGGCAACATAATAAGGATAAAGACGATATTTCCAATTAGCTGGGCAAGAGATGAACCTTCGAAAAACTTATCAAGCTGAAGACTTTTCGCAAGGCGTTCAGAACCAGCTGCCTTTAGAATATTGATCAGTATATTTCTAATAACTTTCGCTACAAACCAGCCAACAGCGAATACGAGTACCGCTGCAAACAGTTTCGGGATAAATGCAAGTACAGCAGCAACGAGATTGCTGACCGGCTGGGCAAGTCCATCAATTTGAAGAGCGTGTAAGACAGCCGGAATGAATAGAAGCAAAATGACACCGAATGCAAGCTTACCTGCCTTTTGAACATAATCTTCAATTTCTTCTTCAGACTTAGCAATCTTCATCTTGTAAAAGAGATGAAGCAAGTTGAGCTTCTTAGAACCCTTCACAATTGCCCATTTTACAGCTGAAGCTACGAGCCAACCGACAATTAGAATCAGTAAGGCTTTGAGAACTGCAGGTATGAATCCAAGAATTGTAGCTGTCATATTAGATAGCGGACCGGCAATCATGTTCAGCTGAAGCAGATCAAATACAGATACGAGTACGAATAGCATAATCAGATAGAAAACTGCTTTGCCGATTATACGGTTGGAGTCCACTTTCTTTTCTTGTTTTTTGTCATCAGATCGGAAGAAATGGAATACTTTCTCATCCAGCTCTGTTTTGCGGAGTCCCTTCTCCACAAGGTTTCCAATTATTTTAGCTACAATCCAGCCAACAACAAGAACAATAATGGCAAGAATCGTATGCTGGAGCCCATTCATAAAACTCCCATTGAAATAATCATTCACAAATCCATTCATTGAGATCCTCCTCAGCATAAAGTAAAAAGCCAGTTGCTTGTTTACCACAATTTGAGGAAAATCAAACATTTTATCGTTTTTTTCGACTCATTTCATGTGCTATTTCAACAAGTTTTGACCGAAGCAGTTTGCCAGAAGCATTGCGAGGAAGCTCCTTCACTTCAAAGAAGTATTTCGGTCTTTTAAAACGTGCAAGTTTTTCATAGCAAAATTGGACAAGTTCCTGCTCGTCCAATGATTCATTCCTACACACAAAAAAAGCTGCCGGCACTTGCCCCCACTTAGAATCAGGGAGGCCAACTACCCCTACTTCTCTCAATTTAGGGTGCGTAGACAGTACACTTTCGAGTTCGGCAGGATAAATGTTTTCACCGCCGGAGATAATGAGATCTTTACGCCGGTCAAGCACAAAGAGGAATCCTCCTTCATCAAGTCTGCCGATATCTCCTGTCTTCAGCCAACCATTCTCAGTAATCGCCTTATGACTTGCTTCGACATTCCCATAATAGCCACTGACAACCATTGGCCCCTTCACAACAATCTCTCCTTCACCATTTTGATCCGGTTCATTGATTTGAAGTTGCGCTGGAAATAAAGGTTTCCCACTGGATCCAAGCTTCTCAAGTGCATCTGCCGGACTTAAAGTAACGATCTGTGAAGAAGTTTCTGTCATACCATACGACTGAAAAACCGGAATGCTCTGTTCCTTTGCTTTTTCAAGAAGCGGTTTGGGGACAGGCCCTCCTCCAAGGAGCATACAACGAAATGAAGATGGACAAGACTTCTCATCAAGTTCTTCAAGAATACGTCTTAACATGACAGTGACTGCTGACATGATCGTGACGCCTCCCTCTAGGATTGCATGCAGCACCGCTTTCTCTTCAAATTTACGCAACATGTGGACAGGCATGCCATATATGACACTTTTCAAATAAATTGACAGTCCCCCAATATGGAACATTGGCAAAACAGACAGCCATTTATCCTGATGGGTCAAACCAAGGTTGAGCATAGATCCAATTGCACTCCACCAATGATTCCCAAATGTGTGCAATACAGCTTTCGGATGCCCCGTCGTCCCAGAGGTGTACATAAGTGTGAATCCTTCTTTGAGATCAATCTCTCTTTTTAACATAACAGCATTATCTTCTGGTCCTATTTCCCCAAAGTGGCAATTGCTGAATTGGCTCCTCCATTTATGAGATTCCGTCTTTCCTTTGTTTACTTCGTCCATGAGAACGAAATCGACCTTTGCATCAGCAAGCTGCCAAGTGATCTCAGCTTCAGATAATCTTGTATTCAGAAGTACAGCGATTGCCCCCAAATAAGAGATAGCATGGACGGCAACAATATATTCAGGACAATTGTCAGAGAGTATTGCGACTTTA is a window from the Aciduricibacillus chroicocephali genome containing:
- the pckA gene encoding phosphoenolpyruvate carboxykinase (ATP), translating into MNKVESSALLNELKGHEGLNSNLSVPRLVEKILERGEAELSETGAVCAKTGKYTGRSPKDKFIVKDDITENTVDWGDVNQPIDSASFDKLYNKVIDYLKQKNEIFLFKGFAGADKNYRLPIQVFNEYAWHNLFASQLFIRPTAEELASHEAGFTIVSAPTFKANPEEDGTKSETFIIVNFTKRIVLIGGTEYAGEMKKSIFSVMNYMLPQQDVLSMHCSANVGQEGDVALFFGLSGTGKTTLSADPYRRLIGDDEHGWGPNGVFNIEGGCYAKTINLSEEKEPQIFNAIRFGSVLENVILDSETRLPDYDDTSLTENTRAAYDIDNIDNIVLPSVAGHPNAIIFLTADASGTLPPISRLTKEQAMYHFLSGYTSKLAGTERGVTEPQATFSACFGAPFLPLAPAKYAEMLGKKIDEHNARVYLVNTGWTGGSYGEGSRMKLSYTRAMIHAALEGELNNVETATDEIFGLNIPLQVPGVPDEVLVPKNTWADKDAYDSAAKALANKFHENFKKFEASDEIKQAGPAYKG
- the asnB gene encoding asparagine synthase (glutamine-hydrolyzing) yields the protein MCGFIGMIRNEAKQPDDAAKLSFKAQNNIIAHRGPDDEGYFHDEYVSFGFRRLSIIDIECGSQPLSYDNDRIRLVFNGEVYNYVELREELLADGYEFATESDTEVIAAMFTKYREQAFKRLRGMFSVLIWDKEEKTMYGVRDPFGIKPLFYRETEEGIVFGSEKKSITMMLENEKVDTEALQQYLSFQFVPEPLTMTEGIKKVEPGHYFVKKPGEALHFERYFHATFHPVLTDKDRWIKRIQDTLYDSVNVHMRSDVPVGSFLSGGIDSTIIVAMAKKFNPNIKTFSVGFEREGFSEVDVAKETADKLEVENISYIITPEEYVEKLPKIMWHMDDPLADPACVPLYFVAREARKHVTVALSGEGSDELFGGYNIYREPGSLKWINSVPNAGRKMLARLAAAMPEGMRGKSFLERGTTPLRERYIGNAKMFENVEKEQFLKTFNPNIDYQQVTGKLYDEVTDYPLVNQMQYVDIHTWMRGDILLKADKMTMANSLELRVPFLDIEVFKTANEIPVDLKIANGTTKQILREAARGIIPDHVLDRKKLGFPVPTRHWLKKELNGWAKQLIQESETDYLLDKSYVANLLEAHCQDKGDYSRKIWTVLMFMLWHQIFIEKKYDFNELAKSENSKKPVFA
- the metK gene encoding methionine adenosyltransferase, producing MVHNRRLFTSESVTEGHPDKICDQISDAILDEILKKDPNGRVACETVVTTGMVLVSGEITTETYVDIPAIVRRTVKEIGYTRAKYGFDADTCAVLTAIDEQSPDIAEGVNTALEARKGEMSDAEISAIGAGDQGLMFGYACNETDELMPLPISLAHRLAKRLANVRKEGIVSYLRPDGKTQVTVEYDENDKPVRVDTIVISTQHHQDIELAQIEKDMKEHVVKEVVPAELLDDETKYFINPTGRFVIGGPQGDAGLTGRKIIVDTYGGYARHGGGAFSGKDATKVDRSAAYAARYVAKNIVAAKLADSCEVQLAYAIGVAEPVSISVNTFGTGKVEEERLVRAIRKLFDLRPAGIIRMLDLQKPIFKQTAAYGHFGRTDTTFTWERTDKTEELCALVQQKESCQ
- a CDS encoding C39 family peptidase — translated: MLLIMFFLTCTAAIAFMCFGAKASRKWVRNSFYFYGALFTLATLGLLAINVQNNDDFIRSALRELTKKAELTAEAEPFMTSENRIQDSVHLKAPLVKQLPELPRGCEVASLAMLLQYNNIDADKMTLADQVRKNPRNHEITNGKIHFGNPNNGFVGDMTSFENPGLGVYHGPIAELAETYVDPQRVRDFTGSEFTEIIQQLNEKRPVWVIINATYKKLPKKAFVTWHTEDGPVKITRREHSVLITGYDEKYIYFNDPLARETKAPMQSFKEAWEQMGKQAITIR